The following proteins are encoded in a genomic region of Odontesthes bonariensis isolate fOdoBon6 chromosome 19, fOdoBon6.hap1, whole genome shotgun sequence:
- the LOC142368918 gene encoding putative E3 ubiquitin-protein ligase RNF144A has protein sequence MNSKLSTSEKCYDPRDPTLRFTDKEDELDFLCEDFASRRALMSCGHAVTPISLTNWCRKLLENGESRFVCGQFGCTAEWSYVEVRKMALLTAEEREFFEKNMGFNAVKIYFDSKQCPECKYTVTRKDESDLSVRCQVCTVRKGEAYEFCWQCLREWKGPRSRTDRCENDGCYNEALKTLKTCANITFQSIEGITGCPSIRACPTCGFMLEHSSKECKNIICPQCKVEFCFVCLNITPDCLQTSTHYKPCSSGVAPRQTTIPVWQRK, from the exons ATGAACTCAAAACTGTCAACTTCGGAGAAATGTTACGACCCCCGCGACCCCACTCTGAGGTTTACGGACAAAGAGGATGAATTAGACT tTCTGTGTGAAGACTTCGCGTCTCGCAGAGCTCTGATGTCTTGCGGCCACGCTGTGACTCCAATCTCTCTCACCAACTGGTGCCGCAAACTGCTGGAAAAC GGTGAAAGCAGATTTGTCTGTGGCCAGTTTGGTTGTACTGCAGAGTGGTCTTATGTGGAGGTTCGTAAAATGGCTCTCCTGACCGCTGAAGAAAGGGAgttctttgaaaaaaacatgGGCTTCAATGCTGTCAAGATCTACTTTGACTCCAAACAG TGTCCTGAATGCAAATACACGGTGACAAGGAAGGATGAATCTGATTTAAGTGTCCGCTGCCAAGTCTGCACAGTAAGGAAAGGAGAGGCCTATGAATTCTGCTGGCAGTGTTTGAGGGAATGGAAGGGTCCGCGGTCACGAACGGATCGCTGTGAAAACGACGGCTGCTACAACGAGGCTCTAAAAACGCTGAAGACCTGTGCAAACATCACCTTTCAGTCTATTGAGGGAATCACTGGGTGTCCCTCCATCCGGGCCTGTCCCACCTGTGGCTTCATGCTGGAGCATAGCTCTAAAGAATGTAAAAACATTATATGTCCTCAATGTAAGGTGGAGTTTTGCTTTGTGTGCCTGAACATCACTCCTGATTGCCTACAAACTAGTACCCATTACAAACCGTGCAGCAGCGGTGTTGCTCCTCGACAGACCACCATACCTGTGTGGCAGAGGAAGTGA